In Deltaproteobacteria bacterium, a genomic segment contains:
- a CDS encoding SCP2 sterol-binding domain-containing protein: MAVFPSEAWCKEVIRLAEADPELAQASQGWKGDFCVVMLAQPPHLPEPFCIHLRPEGARIAEFRVLDDPDEAEEIQPAYLARAPYGVWKGLLRGELDPVEAVLRRQVKVEGDVQPLIERARFKGIIDRVLGQISTTFIDEEGK; encoded by the coding sequence ATGGCCGTTTTCCCGAGCGAGGCCTGGTGCAAAGAGGTCATCCGCCTGGCGGAGGCCGATCCCGAGCTCGCCCAGGCCAGCCAGGGCTGGAAGGGCGACTTCTGTGTGGTGATGCTCGCCCAGCCGCCACACCTGCCCGAGCCGTTCTGCATCCACCTCCGGCCCGAGGGCGCGCGCATCGCCGAGTTCCGCGTCCTCGATGATCCCGACGAGGCCGAGGAGATTCAGCCCGCGTACCTGGCGCGCGCACCGTACGGCGTGTGGAAGGGCCTGCTGCGCGGCGAGCTGGATCCGGTCGAAGCGGTGCTGCGGCGACAGGTGAAGGTCGAGGGCGACGTGCAGCCGCTCATCGAGCGCGCGCGATTCAAGGGCATCATCGATCGGGTGCTGGGCCAGATTTCGACGACGTTCATCGACGAGGAGGGCAAATGA